A genomic stretch from uncultured Cohaesibacter sp. includes:
- a CDS encoding phenolic acid decarboxylase, which produces MTNAFDSTKPDEISSFVGKHFIYTYDNGWQYELYVKNDRTIDYRIHSGMVGGRWVRDQVAHIVRLSDEVYKISWDEPTGTCVSVAFNLSERSIHGVIFFPRWVANDPKRTVCFQNDHLDKMRTFRDAGPTYPKLVIDEFASVTFMETCEPNDETVINCPPEDLPDGFAARRN; this is translated from the coding sequence GTGACCAACGCATTTGACTCGACCAAGCCCGACGAAATCAGCTCATTTGTCGGCAAACACTTTATCTACACCTATGACAATGGCTGGCAGTATGAGCTGTATGTCAAGAACGATAGAACCATCGACTATCGTATTCACTCTGGCATGGTTGGGGGACGCTGGGTGCGTGACCAAGTCGCCCATATCGTTCGCCTTTCAGACGAAGTCTACAAAATATCGTGGGATGAACCAACGGGGACTTGTGTAAGCGTTGCATTCAATTTGAGTGAGCGCAGTATTCACGGTGTCATCTTTTTCCCAAGATGGGTAGCCAACGATCCTAAGCGAACTGTTTGCTTCCAGAATGATCACTTGGACAAAATGCGCACGTTTCGTGATGCGGGGCCAACCTACCCAAAACTTGTCATAGATGAGTTTGCTTCAGTGACCTTCATGGAAACTTGCGAGCCCAACGACGAAACCGTCATCAATTGCCCCCCGGAAGATCTTCCTGACGGCTTTGCTGCACGCAGGAACTAA
- a CDS encoding LysR family transcriptional regulator gives MEKLPLSTVEQWGILKTIVEQGSFLKAAEKLNRSQSSISYTVSQLQKSLGINLLEIRGRKAVLSDIGKVMLSEATPIIDELCYLEARSQAIAKGAPASIRLLVDSLFPKARLYDALTKFTDAHSFVDIHLTEVVRQTMSSLDTEAFDIAIMITDTSIYWSELLFEVPMLTVSHSNHPLAYAHQPISKVTLARYPRIIVQGPETKGENLPTEGKIWRMNTVESAIEVIRRGIGFGRLPRHEVELDLENKKLVPIDIGMDSERLIPLGLCFPSTEAPINPAILSLARLLGARRI, from the coding sequence ATGGAAAAGCTGCCGCTTTCGACGGTTGAGCAATGGGGCATACTTAAAACAATTGTGGAGCAAGGAAGTTTTTTGAAAGCAGCAGAAAAGCTCAACCGTAGCCAGTCTTCGATTAGCTATACCGTTAGCCAGCTTCAAAAATCACTTGGCATCAATCTGCTCGAAATACGAGGAAGAAAGGCGGTTCTAAGCGACATTGGCAAGGTAATGCTATCAGAGGCGACACCAATTATCGATGAATTGTGCTATCTTGAGGCGCGCAGTCAAGCAATCGCAAAAGGAGCACCGGCATCAATTAGGCTCCTTGTCGATAGCCTGTTTCCGAAAGCACGTCTCTATGATGCTTTGACCAAATTCACCGACGCTCATTCATTTGTAGACATACATCTTACAGAAGTCGTCAGACAAACAATGTCGTCCCTTGATACTGAAGCATTTGATATAGCGATTATGATAACGGACACATCAATTTATTGGTCCGAGTTGTTGTTTGAAGTTCCAATGCTAACTGTAAGCCATTCAAATCACCCTCTGGCGTATGCTCATCAACCCATTTCTAAGGTTACTCTTGCTCGCTATCCGCGCATCATTGTGCAAGGCCCGGAAACAAAGGGAGAAAATCTCCCTACTGAAGGCAAAATTTGGCGCATGAACACTGTTGAAAGCGCTATTGAAGTCATCAGGCGCGGAATTGGATTTGGGAGACTGCCACGACATGAAGTTGAATTGGATCTGGAGAACAAGAAATTGGTTCCGATTGATATCGGTATGGACAGCGAAAGATTGATTCCGCTTGGCTTATGCTTTCCCTCAACAGAAGCCCCGATAAACCCCGCCATACTATCACTGGCAAGACTGCTTGGAGCCCGTCGAATCTGA
- a CDS encoding copper chaperone PCu(A)C, with protein sequence MKTTLKTAALTAFLAIAASTASAHDYKLGAISVHHPYAIETPKMVKSGAGYMTITNNGAEDDALLAVKADFPQVMLHKTEIKDGVASMPHMQKIEVKAGETKSFKPGDLHVMFMGLGGDPFEAGEKIPATLVFEKAGAIDVVFNVEARKDKAEAMSMDHSDHHMDMSDPHAEHKHN encoded by the coding sequence ATGAAAACGACCTTGAAAACCGCTGCACTCACAGCGTTCCTTGCCATTGCGGCAAGCACAGCATCCGCTCATGATTATAAGCTGGGTGCCATTTCTGTTCACCATCCTTACGCCATTGAAACCCCGAAAATGGTGAAGTCCGGTGCTGGATACATGACCATCACCAACAATGGCGCAGAAGATGATGCGCTCCTTGCGGTCAAGGCCGACTTCCCGCAGGTCATGTTGCACAAGACCGAAATCAAGGATGGCGTTGCCTCCATGCCGCATATGCAGAAAATCGAAGTGAAAGCTGGCGAGACCAAAAGCTTCAAGCCCGGCGACCTGCATGTGATGTTCATGGGCCTTGGTGGCGACCCTTTCGAAGCAGGCGAAAAGATCCCCGCGACGCTGGTATTTGAAAAAGCCGGTGCAATAGATGTCGTGTTCAATGTTGAAGCCCGCAAGGACAAAGCCGAAGCGATGTCCATGGACCATTCGGATCATCACATGGACATGTCCGATCCACACGCTGAGCATAAGCATAACTAG
- a CDS encoding DUF2946 family protein: MTRLAPRLILIFGLLMGFLIPQVSAGLVSLGLVQPQTIIICTGSSIETITIDADGNPVKATEKSQHCTICCALVVALAHHEAPKHQGEAIVAGLLEFGHASSHVATRLARAPPLA; the protein is encoded by the coding sequence ATGACGAGACTTGCGCCGCGCCTCATTCTAATCTTCGGCCTGTTGATGGGATTTCTGATCCCACAGGTTTCGGCTGGCCTCGTCAGTCTGGGACTTGTACAGCCCCAGACGATCATCATTTGCACCGGCAGCAGCATCGAAACCATCACCATTGATGCCGATGGCAATCCGGTCAAAGCGACTGAAAAATCCCAGCATTGCACCATTTGCTGCGCATTGGTCGTCGCCCTTGCCCATCATGAGGCACCAAAGCATCAGGGCGAAGCCATTGTTGCCGGCCTGCTTGAGTTCGGCCATGCCTCCAGTCATGTTGCTACGCGCCTTGCCCGTGCCCCTCCCCTCGCATAA
- a CDS encoding LysE family translocator, which translates to MLDSSTLLVFSLAAFALTLSPGPDMLLIASRTAAQGRVAGLATWAGIAAGTYAHALAAAFGLSQLFLAVPIAYDFVRFVGAAYLLYLAWHAFTAKNNVESNLPIERNEQSASTMFKQGLLTNLLNPKMAIFVLALFPQFIDPQAGAVSVQIMILATILNLLGFFVNGAVILATNRVSRLLSGNKKLKNLSQYLLGTVFAGLAARLAIDSQR; encoded by the coding sequence TTGCTGGACTCTTCGACACTCCTGGTTTTCTCTTTGGCAGCCTTCGCACTGACTTTATCTCCCGGCCCAGACATGCTGCTCATTGCATCACGCACCGCCGCTCAAGGGCGCGTTGCTGGACTTGCGACTTGGGCCGGTATAGCTGCAGGAACATATGCGCATGCTCTCGCAGCCGCATTTGGACTGTCCCAATTGTTTCTTGCAGTCCCCATAGCCTATGATTTTGTCCGATTTGTCGGCGCAGCCTATCTTCTGTATTTGGCATGGCATGCCTTCACAGCCAAGAACAATGTGGAGAGCAACCTACCCATCGAACGAAATGAACAATCTGCTTCAACAATGTTCAAGCAAGGTCTTTTGACCAATTTGTTGAATCCCAAGATGGCAATTTTCGTGTTGGCTCTTTTCCCTCAATTTATTGATCCTCAGGCGGGAGCCGTTTCAGTGCAAATCATGATTCTGGCGACGATATTGAATCTGTTAGGTTTCTTCGTGAATGGCGCTGTAATCCTCGCAACCAATCGTGTCAGCAGATTGCTTTCTGGAAACAAGAAACTCAAAAACTTGTCGCAATATTTGCTCGGCACCGTTTTTGCCGGATTGGCAGCCAGATTGGCCATTGACTCACAGAGATAG